A genomic window from Bdellovibrio sp. SKB1291214 includes:
- the rfaD gene encoding ADP-glyceromanno-heptose 6-epimerase: MIIVTGANGFIGSVMVWQLNEKGFQDIIAVDSVDLQERNLLRKRVFSKFLLKDELWPFLETDEAKKKVSWIIHMGACSSTTETNKEFLWENNTYYTQRIFEWCTKHQKNMIYASSAATYGAGELGFDDTTDPELLKPLNLYGESKVLFDRWALKQPTTQTPPHWYGLKFFNVFGPNEFKKENMASIVFKAYNQIKDTGTLGLFKSANPKYKDGEFMRDFVYVKDVTGWMAELMEKKPTNGVYNMGFGKPRTWLDLAKATFTSMGKEMKINWIEMPENIRGQYQYYTEAKTDKWSKSGMSAPKWPLEKAVEDYVKNYLTKEDPLL, encoded by the coding sequence ATGATTATTGTAACTGGCGCAAATGGTTTTATTGGCAGTGTGATGGTATGGCAACTCAACGAAAAAGGGTTCCAAGATATTATTGCCGTGGATTCGGTCGATCTTCAGGAACGCAACCTTCTTCGTAAACGCGTTTTCAGTAAATTTCTGCTTAAAGACGAACTTTGGCCTTTCCTTGAAACTGACGAAGCTAAAAAGAAAGTTTCCTGGATCATCCACATGGGCGCTTGTTCTTCCACAACGGAAACGAATAAAGAATTCCTTTGGGAAAACAACACCTACTACACTCAACGCATTTTCGAATGGTGTACGAAACATCAAAAGAACATGATCTATGCTTCCAGTGCTGCGACTTATGGCGCCGGCGAACTTGGTTTCGACGATACGACGGACCCAGAGTTACTAAAGCCATTGAACCTATACGGTGAATCGAAAGTTTTGTTTGATCGTTGGGCTTTGAAACAACCAACGACCCAAACGCCACCACACTGGTATGGTTTGAAATTCTTTAACGTCTTTGGACCCAACGAATTCAAAAAAGAAAACATGGCTTCCATCGTTTTCAAAGCTTACAACCAGATCAAGGATACTGGAACTTTGGGCCTGTTCAAATCTGCAAACCCTAAATACAAAGATGGCGAATTCATGCGTGATTTCGTTTACGTGAAAGACGTAACAGGTTGGATGGCCGAATTGATGGAGAAAAAACCTACAAACGGCGTTTACAACATGGGTTTTGGAAAACCTCGTACCTGGTTGGATTTGGCAAAAGCCACCTTCACATCCATGGGTAAAGAGATGAAAATTAATTGGATCGAAATGCCAGAGAATATCCGTGGTCAGTATCAGTACTACACTGAAGCTAAAACGGATAAGTGGAGTAAGTCAGGAATGAGTGCTCCGAAATGGCCTCTGGAAAAAGCGGTTGAAGATTACGTGAAGAACTACCTGACTAAAGAAGACCCCTTGCTATAA
- a CDS encoding S41 family peptidase, with amino-acid sequence MLLSSRQFFLASLSVAVLGGSLLWARHHQKPTGAPVKSADSYWAETGLESAALEDLLDSQTCSSSERYFLACANAVVAVANRYNVTIDQQGNIVPAKDGISQDLSTEKKQLAVWKQFFNEHTSEATKFSFMNVWEKLESKYIPSSQKSLMVGMGLNGFISVFRDPHTYLMPVAMFKEVVSRADSRLTTAGVQVGRLNGNYVIRKVLSGSAADRAGLKRGDIILEIDGKSVHPLLQARVAEMLKGEEGSKVSLLVSRDGETIRKKLQRTEIVVPTLTTQVIDGIKPIAVIGLNKFAKGSCDRMKEALETVNKAHVRGLLFDLRDNPGGQMEEAACITSLFVGGDKKVFDIRYLDPSKKAEEYFGGEPKVFDKPIAVLINAGSASAAEIVAGALRDLNRAVLVGERTFGKGSFQEGEYWTQNKKIALFETKGFYYLPSGRSTQMKGLEPDVAVNFDQISVDREEDQFINPLMAPERHVRSLKNLISSKECLDTEDGASNEDVQLKRARQILFCSKAIAGVN; translated from the coding sequence GTGTTATTGAGTTCGCGTCAGTTTTTCTTAGCATCTTTGAGTGTGGCGGTTTTAGGGGGCAGTCTCCTGTGGGCCCGTCATCACCAAAAGCCCACCGGGGCTCCTGTGAAATCAGCTGATAGCTATTGGGCTGAGACCGGTTTGGAATCTGCGGCTCTGGAAGATCTTTTAGACTCACAAACATGCTCTAGTTCTGAGCGTTACTTCTTAGCTTGTGCAAATGCAGTCGTGGCTGTCGCCAACCGTTACAACGTCACGATTGATCAGCAAGGGAATATCGTTCCCGCCAAAGACGGTATTTCCCAAGACCTTTCCACAGAGAAAAAACAATTGGCTGTGTGGAAGCAGTTCTTTAACGAACATACCTCGGAGGCGACCAAATTTTCATTCATGAATGTATGGGAAAAGTTGGAATCGAAATATATCCCGTCTTCGCAAAAGTCTTTGATGGTTGGCATGGGATTGAACGGATTTATTTCTGTTTTCCGTGACCCCCATACGTACTTGATGCCGGTTGCGATGTTTAAGGAAGTCGTTTCCCGAGCCGACAGCCGCTTGACGACAGCCGGTGTCCAGGTGGGCCGCCTGAACGGAAACTATGTGATTCGTAAAGTTTTATCGGGCAGTGCTGCTGACCGCGCGGGCCTTAAGCGCGGCGATATTATTCTGGAGATCGACGGCAAAAGTGTTCATCCGCTATTGCAAGCTCGGGTGGCCGAGATGTTAAAGGGCGAAGAGGGTAGCAAGGTCAGTTTGCTTGTTTCCCGTGATGGCGAAACGATTCGTAAGAAATTGCAACGTACAGAAATCGTAGTTCCTACGCTAACTACTCAGGTTATCGATGGGATCAAGCCCATCGCAGTGATTGGTTTAAATAAGTTTGCTAAAGGTTCCTGCGACAGGATGAAAGAAGCTTTAGAAACGGTGAACAAGGCCCATGTTCGTGGTTTGTTATTTGACCTTCGTGACAATCCGGGTGGCCAAATGGAAGAGGCCGCATGTATCACCAGCCTTTTCGTGGGTGGCGATAAGAAGGTTTTTGATATTCGTTATTTGGATCCGTCTAAAAAGGCAGAAGAGTATTTTGGCGGTGAGCCTAAAGTATTTGATAAGCCGATCGCGGTATTGATCAATGCGGGTTCTGCGAGTGCCGCGGAAATCGTAGCGGGTGCTTTACGAGATTTGAATCGTGCAGTGCTTGTCGGTGAAAGAACGTTCGGTAAGGGTTCTTTCCAAGAGGGTGAATACTGGACGCAGAATAAAAAGATCGCGTTATTTGAAACTAAAGGTTTTTACTATTTGCCATCAGGTCGCTCGACGCAGATGAAAGGGTTGGAGCCAGATGTGGCGGTGAACTTCGATCAAATCTCTGTTGACCGGGAAGAAGATCAGTTCATCAATCCGCTGATGGCGCCGGAACGTCATGTACGTTCACTGAAGAATTTAATCTCCAGCAAGGAATGCTTGGATACAGAAGATGGAGCTTCGAACGAAGATGTTCAATTGAAGAGAGCTCGTCAAATTTTATTCTGTTCTAAAGCAATTGCTGGGGTGAATTAA